One segment of Candidatus Eisenbacteria bacterium DNA contains the following:
- a CDS encoding acetate--CoA ligase family protein, protein MELFHKMAASGRKQLLESEVYSLLDGLGITPAAHFTWHPSTDLIQLSKSPKTAAMEKALAALPGNQAVIKIQSPDILHKTEAGGIAVCPKDPKTVRSVGRAMWDHISKTSSTAALINLLIVEKVEFNRDLGHELLLGWRWDRAFGPTIVLGPGGLLTEWFDSVSGGSTLSIFSADTFDREAIRGRLLEHAAMKVFCSPSRLYKKPPIPIEPLLDLLEKLVPLGAAVDSADDGWSLAELEINPLVVTACGRILPLDGVARIDQQKPLPPARPLSKVKNLLYPKSAVVLGVSSKGLNPGRFILRNLIAGEGIENSKLYTLHPSEQEIDGIPCYPTVADLPEKVDMSVVSVPAEGAVEMIRDLTEQEKTESIILIPGGFNERGREDLADAIKQILRDSRRRPDKGPVMIGGNCLGIVSRDQYNTFFLPEYKLPYRGGRGKNLAVISQSGAYLVTFSSNFDGIIFPKANISYGNEMDLTAADLLEYYLEYEPEVRTLACYVEGFQPGDGRRYLRLARRLHEAGRTLILFKVGRTPLGAKAAQSHTASMAGDYKIAGTLLKAEGVVMAETLNEYEDAVQIFTLLEDRRPKGRKVGVISNAGFECSSVMDHFYDMEAAEFSNKTVKRIEEHLPDIAHCKNPVDATPMAATPAFLGAVEAMIEDGGVDALIVSAVPVTPALDTLAPHPGGGHPEDITQEKSYPQGLIRLFKKTNKPMVFTVDAGELYDPMVKMMQAAGLPVYRKIDRASRALAAFCRR, encoded by the coding sequence TTGGAATTGTTTCATAAGATGGCGGCATCCGGCCGGAAGCAGCTTCTCGAAAGCGAGGTTTATTCACTCCTTGACGGATTGGGAATCACGCCGGCCGCACACTTCACCTGGCATCCATCAACCGATCTGATCCAGCTTTCGAAATCCCCCAAAACGGCCGCCATGGAGAAGGCCTTGGCCGCCCTCCCCGGGAACCAGGCCGTCATCAAGATTCAGTCCCCGGATATCCTTCACAAAACCGAAGCGGGCGGGATCGCCGTCTGCCCCAAAGATCCCAAAACGGTGCGATCGGTCGGGCGGGCGATGTGGGATCACATCTCCAAGACCTCTTCAACCGCCGCCTTGATCAATCTTCTCATTGTTGAAAAGGTCGAATTCAATCGCGATCTCGGCCACGAACTCCTCCTGGGATGGCGTTGGGATCGCGCTTTCGGTCCAACGATCGTTCTGGGCCCGGGCGGCCTCCTAACCGAGTGGTTCGACTCGGTCTCGGGGGGATCGACGCTCTCGATTTTCTCGGCCGATACGTTTGATCGAGAGGCGATCCGCGGACGGCTCCTTGAGCACGCCGCGATGAAGGTCTTCTGCTCCCCCTCGCGGTTGTACAAAAAGCCGCCGATCCCCATCGAGCCTCTTTTGGATCTCCTTGAGAAACTGGTCCCATTGGGCGCCGCGGTCGATTCAGCCGATGACGGATGGTCGCTCGCCGAGCTGGAAATCAATCCGTTGGTCGTGACCGCCTGCGGCCGGATCCTCCCCCTCGACGGCGTGGCTCGAATAGATCAACAGAAGCCGCTGCCGCCGGCCCGCCCGTTGAGCAAGGTCAAGAATCTGCTCTATCCCAAGAGCGCCGTTGTTCTCGGCGTTTCGTCAAAGGGATTGAATCCGGGCCGCTTTATCCTCCGCAATCTGATCGCGGGGGAGGGGATAGAGAATAGCAAGTTATACACTCTGCATCCATCCGAGCAGGAAATTGACGGGATTCCCTGTTACCCTACGGTCGCCGATCTCCCCGAAAAGGTCGATATGTCGGTCGTTTCGGTTCCGGCCGAGGGGGCGGTGGAGATGATCCGCGATCTGACCGAGCAGGAGAAAACCGAATCGATCATTCTGATTCCCGGCGGGTTCAACGAACGGGGGCGGGAGGATCTCGCCGACGCCATCAAGCAGATCCTGCGCGATTCACGCCGCCGGCCTGACAAAGGGCCGGTCATGATCGGCGGGAATTGCCTGGGAATTGTCTCACGCGATCAGTACAACACCTTCTTTCTTCCCGAATATAAGCTGCCGTACCGGGGCGGACGGGGCAAGAACCTCGCCGTCATCAGCCAAAGCGGCGCCTATCTTGTGACCTTTTCCAGCAATTTCGATGGGATCATCTTCCCCAAGGCGAACATTTCGTATGGAAACGAGATGGATCTCACCGCCGCTGATCTGCTCGAGTATTACCTCGAGTATGAACCTGAAGTCCGTACCCTGGCCTGCTATGTCGAGGGTTTTCAACCAGGCGATGGGCGGCGATATCTCAGGTTGGCCCGCCGTCTTCACGAAGCGGGACGCACGCTTATCCTCTTCAAGGTCGGCCGGACGCCCCTTGGCGCCAAGGCGGCGCAGAGCCACACGGCAAGTATGGCGGGGGATTACAAGATCGCCGGGACACTTCTCAAGGCCGAGGGTGTCGTGATGGCCGAGACGCTGAACGAATACGAAGACGCCGTGCAAATCTTCACCCTTTTAGAGGATCGTCGGCCGAAGGGGCGGAAGGTGGGCGTGATCTCGAATGCCGGTTTCGAGTGCTCCTCGGTCATGGATCATTTCTATGATATGGAGGCGGCGGAATTTTCGAATAAAACGGTGAAGAGAATCGAAGAGCACCTTCCCGATATCGCCCATTGTAAAAATCCGGTCGATGCCACACCGATGGCGGCGACGCCGGCCTTCCTGGGCGCCGTGGAAGCGATGATCGAGGATGGAGGCGTCGACGCCCTGATTGTTTCGGCCGTTCCCGTCACACCGGCCCTGGACACGCTGGCGCCTCATCCCGGAGGGGGGCACCCTGAGGATATCACTCAGGAAAAGTCGTACCCACAGGGATTGATCCGGCTCTTTAAAAAGACAAACAAACCGATGGTCTTCACCGTTGATGCGGGGGAATTGTACGATCCGATGGTGAAGATGATGCAAGCAGCGGGGCTTCCCGTTTACCGCAAGATCGACCGGGCAAGCCGGGCGCTGGCGGCTTTTTGCCGGAGATGA
- a CDS encoding fumarate hydratase C-terminal domain-containing protein has protein sequence MKGQAIQLQTPLSESDVRNLRRGDVVEITGMIYTGRDAVHKYLHDGGESPVDLNGSIIYHCGPVMVQENGVWVVKAAGPTTSIREEPYQGDLIRKFNIRGVIGKGGMGKKTLDACREHGCVYLHAIGGAAQVLAERIVRVDKVDFLEKFGSPEAIWHLVADKFPAVVTMDAHGDSLHEEVEGISRQKLESLF, from the coding sequence ATGAAGGGGCAAGCGATTCAATTACAGACCCCGCTCAGTGAGAGCGATGTCCGCAACCTCCGCCGCGGCGATGTTGTTGAGATCACCGGCATGATCTATACCGGACGGGATGCGGTGCACAAATATCTGCATGACGGCGGCGAGAGCCCCGTCGATCTGAACGGCTCTATCATCTATCACTGCGGGCCGGTGATGGTGCAGGAAAACGGCGTCTGGGTCGTTAAGGCCGCGGGGCCGACGACCAGTATCCGCGAGGAGCCGTATCAGGGAGATTTGATCCGCAAATTCAATATCCGCGGTGTGATCGGCAAGGGCGGGATGGGTAAGAAGACACTCGACGCCTGCCGGGAACATGGTTGTGTCTATCTGCATGCGATCGGCGGCGCCGCGCAGGTGCTTGCCGAGCGGATTGTGCGGGTCGACAAGGTTGATTTTCTGGAGAAATTCGGCAGCCCCGAGGCGATCTGGCATCTCGTCGCCGACAAATTCCCCGCCGTCGTCACGATGGATGCGCACGGCGACAGCCTTCATGAGGAGGTGGAGGGCATCTCGAGGCAGAAGCTGGAGAGTTTGTTTTAG
- a CDS encoding fumarate hydratase, producing MKTSKKRPSVVRKTKKAGKSNLDPKILEATFLEIIRRTSCELPGDALNAIRAGQKREKPSSLGKYALGVVLENVELARKNSLPLCQDTGTVTFYIKHPHEIDESVLKRAASAATAKATAMGYLRQNSVDSLTGKNSGNNLGPGSPVFYIETWRNPSMDIRLILKGGGCENVGTQYSLPNVGLKAGRDLDGVEKCILDAVFKAQGKGCGPGILGVCIGGDRASSLSMAKKQFLRPLNDTSDNKDLAKLEKAIVKKSNSLDIGPMGFGGETTVLGCKIGALNRLPASYFVSLSYMCWAYRRQGATVGLDGSLKGWLYPTGAAGGTKTGAKSGKATSAKAKPARTGSVKTKPVKTGSAKKGGRR from the coding sequence ATGAAAACGTCTAAAAAACGACCCTCTGTAGTGAGGAAGACCAAGAAGGCCGGGAAGAGCAACCTGGATCCAAAGATCCTCGAAGCCACTTTCTTGGAGATCATCCGGAGAACCTCGTGCGAGCTGCCCGGTGATGCCCTGAATGCGATTCGCGCCGGTCAGAAGCGGGAGAAGCCCTCATCCCTCGGCAAGTATGCCCTGGGTGTTGTTCTGGAGAATGTCGAACTGGCTCGGAAGAACTCGCTTCCTCTCTGCCAGGACACGGGAACGGTCACCTTTTACATCAAACATCCTCATGAGATCGATGAATCGGTCCTGAAGCGAGCCGCGAGCGCGGCGACAGCCAAGGCCACCGCCATGGGGTATCTACGGCAGAACTCCGTTGATTCACTGACCGGCAAGAATTCCGGCAACAATCTCGGACCGGGGAGCCCTGTTTTCTATATTGAGACATGGAGAAACCCGTCGATGGACATCCGCCTCATCTTGAAGGGCGGCGGATGTGAGAATGTCGGCACCCAGTACTCCCTGCCCAATGTGGGATTAAAGGCGGGGCGGGATTTGGATGGTGTTGAGAAATGTATTCTCGATGCGGTCTTCAAGGCCCAGGGCAAAGGATGCGGGCCGGGGATTCTCGGTGTGTGTATCGGCGGCGACCGGGCGAGCAGCCTCTCGATGGCGAAGAAACAGTTCCTTCGCCCGCTCAACGACACCAGCGACAACAAAGACCTCGCGAAGCTGGAAAAGGCTATCGTGAAGAAATCGAACTCTCTCGATATCGGTCCCATGGGATTCGGTGGAGAGACGACTGTTCTGGGATGCAAGATCGGCGCGTTGAACCGTCTTCCGGCGAGCTACTTTGTCAGCCTTTCGTATATGTGCTGGGCCTACCGGAGACAGGGCGCGACCGTGGGGCTCGACGGATCGCTCAAAGGTTGGCTCTATCCCACGGGAGCCGCGGGCGGGACGAAGACAGGCGCCAAGAGCGGGAAAGCCACTTCCGCGAAGGCCAAGCCTGCGAGAACCGGTTCTGTAAAGACCAAGCCTGTGAAGACCGGTTCCGCAAAGAAAGGAGGCCGCCGATGA
- a CDS encoding tetratricopeptide repeat protein, with the protein MIRPATLVLLALLLIPGNGRADTETALNTGQTDSESALTSGLTHGNLWPWDEPALSAAATRFFEYTYQMEYDRCRAIADSLKAARPEDPLTLIFEARIFRSIFREVDVTRPTKEAQFDQFLEVLSEMSSRSQALLDKNPDDPRAHLALGWGGMLKSQFQVMLKEYWGANKTSSSAIEHVKRVLELKPEQPDAKFLLGAYLYMVDTLPKFIKLIKWIPFLGIPSGDRERGLEMLKEAAAAPIPTARDYQLFYGFSDVFYEGVFRRSEQTFLPFHIAYPANPRFSLPLALVAPYDPMEGLMADRYWRLLSQEWEITRRTAGVRGPWWQGQVRWSVTMALRICLMAAFQWEAIGRPDMALPIYQEMVADPLTRYFRLSGPIRMGLARSAWLQGDRNMALHALEEIVQIDILEPWHDKAEKFQKEIENAAAPPAHLELWKIASLPLIEVFESCKHPGTAWEEGSKDGFPFSRAQLREIETLAANGASKDPILLKLLGDCYTLSGLFDKALDAYEKTLNAAGENEAYWAIHIQTILSETFILERLGRKKEAVKNAEEALKRVAHADLLRYSLESRLDGAKRAADR; encoded by the coding sequence TTGATTCGGCCCGCCACACTCGTGCTGCTTGCTCTATTGCTGATCCCCGGAAACGGAAGGGCCGATACGGAAACGGCCTTAAACACAGGTCAGACCGATTCCGAATCAGCCCTCACCAGCGGTCTGACTCATGGGAATCTCTGGCCTTGGGATGAGCCGGCACTCTCCGCGGCCGCCACCCGTTTCTTCGAATATACCTATCAGATGGAATATGATCGGTGCCGGGCCATCGCCGATTCCCTGAAAGCGGCCAGGCCCGAGGATCCCCTTACACTGATCTTTGAAGCGCGCATCTTCCGTTCGATCTTTCGTGAAGTGGATGTCACGCGCCCCACGAAAGAGGCTCAGTTCGATCAGTTTCTCGAAGTTCTATCCGAAATGAGTTCCCGCTCCCAGGCGCTTCTGGATAAAAATCCGGATGATCCCCGCGCCCATCTCGCCCTTGGCTGGGGCGGCATGTTGAAATCCCAATTCCAGGTCATGTTAAAGGAGTATTGGGGGGCGAATAAGACCTCAAGCAGCGCTATTGAGCATGTGAAACGGGTCCTTGAACTCAAGCCTGAGCAACCCGATGCCAAGTTTCTGCTCGGCGCTTATCTCTATATGGTCGACACCCTCCCGAAATTTATCAAACTTATCAAATGGATTCCCTTTCTCGGGATCCCTTCCGGGGACAGGGAACGGGGCTTGGAGATGCTGAAGGAAGCGGCCGCCGCTCCCATTCCGACGGCTCGTGATTACCAGCTCTTTTATGGCTTCTCCGATGTCTTCTATGAGGGGGTTTTTAGAAGAAGTGAACAAACTTTCCTCCCTTTTCACATTGCATACCCGGCAAATCCCCGTTTCAGTCTTCCATTGGCCCTCGTGGCGCCGTATGACCCGATGGAGGGGCTGATGGCCGATCGCTACTGGCGGCTTTTATCCCAAGAATGGGAGATCACACGCCGCACAGCAGGTGTCCGCGGTCCATGGTGGCAGGGACAAGTACGATGGAGTGTCACGATGGCCCTGCGGATATGTCTCATGGCGGCCTTTCAGTGGGAGGCGATCGGCCGGCCGGATATGGCTCTCCCGATCTACCAGGAGATGGTGGCTGATCCTCTCACCCGCTACTTCCGGTTGAGCGGCCCCATACGAATGGGGCTGGCCCGCTCCGCCTGGCTGCAAGGCGACCGGAATATGGCCTTGCACGCGCTCGAAGAGATTGTTCAGATCGATATCCTCGAACCCTGGCATGACAAGGCGGAGAAATTTCAGAAGGAGATAGAGAATGCGGCGGCGCCTCCCGCACATCTTGAACTTTGGAAAATAGCCAGCCTTCCTTTGATAGAGGTCTTTGAATCCTGCAAGCATCCAGGGACAGCCTGGGAAGAAGGATCAAAAGACGGATTTCCCTTCTCGCGGGCGCAGTTGCGGGAAATCGAGACCCTTGCCGCAAATGGCGCATCAAAAGACCCGATTCTCCTGAAACTATTGGGGGATTGCTACACCCTCTCCGGGCTCTTTGATAAGGCGCTCGACGCCTATGAAAAAACTTTGAACGCGGCCGGTGAAAATGAAGCCTATTGGGCAATCCACATACAAACCATTCTCTCAGAAACCTTTATTCTTGAACGACTCGGCCGCAAGAAAGAGGCGGTAAAAAACGCCGAAGAGGCATTGAAACGGGTCGCCCACGCCGATCTCCTCCGCTATTCCCTCGAGAGCCGTCTCGATGGAGCGAAACGCGCCGCTGATCGTTGA
- the trpS gene encoding tryptophan--tRNA ligase — translation MQIVKPTLFSGIQPSGEIHIGNYCGAIRNWVRLMDDYQCVFCIVDYHAITAEYDPSMMQTRIFEATKANIAAGLDPERCIIFVQSAVPEHTELTWIFNTLTPIGLLSRMTQFKEKSRQHEENINVGLFDYPVLQAADILLYKAVAVPVGEDQVQHVELTRDIARKFNNQFAPIFPEPKALVPKDGARIMGLDGESKMSKSLDNYIGLLETPDAIWEKLRPAKTDPARQRRTDKGDPEVCNIYSLHKNFSDSETQAWAAEGCRTAGIGCIECKKKLHEKMMLTLDPIRERADELSKKPDYIKSVLEEGARRARRIAAATMEETREMMGLRPPSGDKTS, via the coding sequence TTGCAGATCGTGAAACCGACTCTTTTCAGCGGCATTCAACCAAGCGGCGAGATTCATATCGGGAATTACTGCGGCGCCATCCGGAACTGGGTTCGTCTCATGGATGACTACCAATGTGTATTCTGCATTGTTGATTACCATGCCATCACGGCTGAGTACGACCCTTCAATGATGCAGACCCGGATCTTTGAGGCGACCAAGGCCAATATTGCGGCCGGATTAGATCCCGAGCGATGCATCATCTTTGTCCAATCCGCGGTGCCCGAACATACGGAGTTGACCTGGATCTTCAATACACTCACACCTATCGGGCTCCTCTCCCGTATGACCCAGTTCAAAGAGAAGTCCCGCCAGCACGAAGAGAATATCAACGTCGGTCTCTTCGATTATCCGGTTCTTCAGGCGGCGGATATTCTCCTCTACAAGGCTGTGGCCGTGCCCGTCGGTGAGGATCAGGTCCAGCATGTCGAGCTGACGCGGGATATCGCACGAAAGTTCAACAATCAATTCGCCCCGATCTTCCCCGAACCAAAGGCCCTCGTCCCCAAAGACGGCGCTCGTATCATGGGTCTCGATGGCGAGAGCAAAATGAGCAAATCCCTTGATAACTACATTGGACTGCTTGAAACACCGGATGCTATCTGGGAAAAGCTCCGGCCGGCCAAGACCGATCCGGCGCGACAACGACGGACGGATAAGGGAGATCCCGAGGTTTGCAACATCTATTCATTACACAAAAATTTCTCCGACTCCGAGACACAGGCTTGGGCGGCTGAAGGTTGCCGAACCGCGGGTATCGGCTGCATCGAATGCAAAAAGAAACTCCATGAAAAGATGATGCTGACTCTGGACCCGATCCGGGAGAGGGCGGATGAACTTTCTAAGAAACCAGATTATATAAAGAGTGTTCTCGAGGAGGGGGCTCGGCGGGCTCGGAGAATCGCCGCCGCCACCATGGAAGAAACACGTGAAATGATGGGTCTGCGCCCCCCCAGCGGAGACAAGACATCCTAG
- a CDS encoding trp operon repressor has product MARMKKKAPKTVLTPAARKARERAIIADLKAGKLSYREIAAKHGVSLPTVNSKARKAGITRPRGRKPGVKTTARRPAAKKTARKKATKKKATKKKATRKKATKRKVARKKAAKRTVTKKKATRKKATRKKATRKKATRKKATKRR; this is encoded by the coding sequence ATGGCAAGGATGAAGAAGAAAGCACCGAAAACGGTGCTGACCCCGGCAGCGCGCAAGGCCAGAGAGAGGGCAATCATTGCCGATCTCAAGGCGGGGAAACTGAGCTATCGTGAGATCGCGGCGAAGCATGGCGTGTCTCTCCCGACGGTTAACAGCAAGGCTCGGAAGGCTGGAATCACACGGCCGAGAGGTCGTAAGCCTGGAGTGAAGACCACAGCCCGCCGTCCCGCCGCGAAAAAGACAGCGCGTAAGAAAGCCACAAAGAAGAAAGCGACCAAGAAGAAGGCCACCCGCAAGAAGGCCACAAAGAGGAAGGTCGCGCGCAAGAAAGCCGCCAAGAGGACAGTGACCAAGAAGAAGGCGACTCGCAAGAAGGCCACCCGCAAGAAGGCCACCCGCAAGAAGGCCACTCGCAAGAAGGCCACAAAGCGCCGCTAA
- a CDS encoding DNA topoisomerase VI subunit B — MASKQREISVSEFFAKNRHLLGFDNPAKALLTTVKEAVDNSLDACEEAQILPEIHVEIEQLAEERFRVAVEDNGPGIVRAQIPKIFGKLLYGSKFHTFRQARGQQGIGISAAGMYGLLTTGQPMKIFSRIGSNRPAYAFELTIDTRTNQPNIRSEEQFEWDKEHGTRVEMILEATYKKGRHSVDGYLRQVAISNPHLELIYNPPSGAENGEPVHFVRVTDEIPPQPKEILPHPYGVELGVLIQLLSESKLQNLSSFLQRQFSRVTLRVASLILETAEIRGNTRPNRLKHQDAEKLHAAMNTVKIMVPPTNCLSPIGEKQLMESLAQEIEADFVTAVTRPPAVYRGIPFQIEVGFAFGGNLNAEDLISLYRYANRVPLLYQQSACAITKSVLGVDWKKYRLSQARGALPSGPLIVVCHMASAWVPFTSESKESIAHYPEILKEIRLALQEAGRRLASHIGRRRKEKEEAQKRSYIQKYIPHIGIALQSILSLKDAEREKTVDLLSSILEKSRKM, encoded by the coding sequence ATGGCGTCCAAGCAGCGCGAGATATCGGTCTCTGAGTTCTTTGCGAAAAACCGGCATCTTCTTGGGTTTGATAATCCCGCAAAAGCATTATTAACAACGGTTAAGGAGGCCGTGGATAACAGTCTCGACGCCTGCGAAGAAGCCCAAATCCTCCCCGAAATCCATGTTGAAATTGAACAATTGGCCGAAGAGCGGTTCCGCGTGGCCGTGGAAGACAATGGCCCCGGGATTGTACGCGCACAAATCCCGAAAATTTTTGGGAAGCTGCTCTATGGATCGAAATTCCACACATTCAGGCAGGCCCGGGGACAGCAGGGGATCGGTATCTCAGCGGCGGGGATGTACGGCTTGTTAACGACCGGCCAGCCGATGAAGATTTTCTCCCGGATAGGATCGAATCGCCCCGCCTACGCCTTCGAGTTGACCATTGATACGCGGACAAATCAGCCCAACATCCGGAGCGAGGAACAGTTCGAGTGGGATAAGGAACACGGAACCCGGGTTGAAATGATTTTGGAGGCCACTTATAAGAAGGGCCGGCACAGTGTTGATGGATATCTCCGGCAAGTGGCGATTTCCAATCCCCACCTGGAGTTGATTTACAATCCACCCAGCGGAGCGGAAAATGGTGAACCTGTCCATTTTGTCCGTGTGACCGATGAAATTCCGCCGCAGCCGAAGGAAATTCTGCCCCATCCCTATGGTGTGGAATTGGGTGTCCTCATCCAATTGCTCTCTGAATCCAAATTGCAGAACTTATCATCTTTTCTCCAGCGCCAATTCAGCCGGGTCACTCTCCGGGTGGCCAGTCTTATTTTAGAAACGGCGGAGATTCGCGGAAATACGAGACCGAATCGGCTTAAACACCAGGATGCCGAGAAACTCCATGCAGCGATGAACACCGTCAAGATCATGGTACCACCGACAAACTGCCTGTCACCGATCGGGGAAAAGCAGCTCATGGAGTCCCTGGCCCAGGAGATCGAGGCCGATTTCGTCACCGCCGTAACGCGACCGCCGGCGGTTTACCGGGGCATCCCTTTTCAAATCGAGGTGGGATTCGCGTTCGGGGGAAATCTGAACGCCGAGGATCTGATCTCTCTTTATCGTTATGCCAACCGGGTCCCCTTGCTCTATCAGCAGTCGGCCTGTGCTATCACAAAGTCGGTTCTCGGCGTGGATTGGAAGAAGTACAGGCTCTCGCAGGCCCGCGGCGCTTTGCCGTCAGGTCCCCTGATCGTCGTCTGCCATATGGCCTCGGCCTGGGTGCCTTTCACATCTGAGAGCAAGGAGTCGATTGCGCACTATCCTGAGATTCTAAAGGAGATCCGGCTGGCCCTTCAGGAGGCCGGCCGCCGTCTGGCCTCTCATATCGGCCGCCGCCGCAAAGAAAAGGAAGAAGCTCAAAAGCGCTCCTATATACAAAAGTACATCCCGCATATAGGAATTGCTCTGCAAAGCATCCTCTCCTTAAAAGACGCGGAACGGGAGAAGACGGTCGATCTATTGAGTTCGATCCTCGAAAAAAGCAGAAAAATGTAG
- a CDS encoding DNA topoisomerase IV subunit A, protein MSPRTKSKAEGKISVGEVRKRNQAADLRTLNIISKTAEGIYTTISKRRKPDLKLPVRSLGNISYSLKKGYFEIGSQKKIRTLSVNTVKTFAQSLRMMSLSKELVETNDFATKRDVYYQSKNWAEAGFQEQTESDAVMDDIEALFSVDEVNREQLRFVPDEHGGAVAGELAVLDPDLESGEIERIDCTRFGSGAYSIPSSVEHLSFETRAEFVLVVETGGMFQRLQNHKFWKTANCILVSMGGVPTRATRRFIRRLSDEMKIPVYAFVDCDPYGICNIYRTLKVGSGNAAHINRFFCVPHCRFLGVTPQDIVDYKLPTHPLKDVDIKRAKDAIKNDPFFQSQSTWMKSLQQMLKMGVRAEQQALAKWGLNYVIEKYLPEKLSKVERFLP, encoded by the coding sequence ATGAGTCCAAGAACCAAATCAAAAGCCGAGGGGAAAATATCCGTCGGCGAGGTCCGCAAGCGGAACCAGGCCGCCGATCTAAGAACCCTGAATATCATCTCCAAAACGGCGGAGGGAATCTATACCACCATTTCCAAACGGCGGAAACCGGATCTGAAATTGCCGGTCCGATCGCTGGGGAACATCTCGTACAGCCTGAAAAAGGGATACTTCGAGATCGGAAGCCAAAAGAAGATCCGAACGCTGAGTGTCAATACGGTGAAAACATTCGCTCAATCATTACGGATGATGAGCCTCTCGAAGGAATTGGTGGAAACCAACGACTTTGCGACCAAGAGGGATGTTTATTACCAGTCCAAGAATTGGGCCGAGGCCGGCTTTCAGGAGCAGACCGAATCGGATGCCGTCATGGACGATATCGAAGCCCTGTTTTCTGTCGATGAAGTCAACCGGGAGCAGCTCCGTTTTGTCCCGGATGAGCATGGCGGCGCGGTCGCCGGGGAACTCGCGGTCTTGGATCCCGATCTGGAGTCGGGGGAGATAGAACGGATCGATTGCACCCGATTCGGGTCTGGCGCCTATTCGATCCCTTCGAGTGTCGAACATCTTTCCTTTGAGACGCGGGCCGAGTTCGTCCTCGTCGTGGAAACCGGAGGTATGTTCCAACGCCTGCAGAACCATAAGTTTTGGAAGACGGCCAATTGCATTCTCGTCTCGATGGGCGGCGTTCCGACGCGGGCGACACGCCGGTTTATCCGCCGTCTTTCTGATGAGATGAAGATTCCGGTTTATGCCTTCGTCGATTGTGATCCCTACGGAATTTGTAATATCTATAGAACGCTCAAGGTCGGATCGGGAAACGCGGCCCACATCAATCGTTTCTTTTGTGTACCCCATTGCCGTTTTCTCGGTGTGACGCCGCAGGACATTGTCGATTATAAATTGCCGACCCATCCTCTAAAAGATGTCGATATCAAGCGCGCCAAGGATGCGATAAAGAACGACCCCTTCTTCCAGAGCCAAAGTACCTGGATGAAGTCCCTGCAGCAGATGCTGAAGATGGGTGTTCGTGCGGAACAGCAGGCCCTGGCCAAATGGGGTCTCAATTATGTGATTGAGAAGTATCTTCCGGAAAAGCTCTCCAAGGTCGAGCGATTCCTTCCCTGA